Proteins found in one Arachis stenosperma cultivar V10309 chromosome 8, arast.V10309.gnm1.PFL2, whole genome shotgun sequence genomic segment:
- the LOC130943652 gene encoding uncharacterized protein LOC130943652, with amino-acid sequence MSLLEVIKNASINSKPLDSPLDYPIVLNPDTIIPNLKPEQEDAAALCLVKPLSGWKISQADAELIDIGKKFFIQLKAKLKSGNSLESDEFIGDLNSYLNSIAEKIGVSVAINPSMPNYTKFLIDKVGYFMGKDVVGVVLDVCISFDIWDIVEALIEHGVIKHSCHSGLVTRLVEKKRSDLICTCIKHAFDLGSSEILSILRYFLSPSKDAYDSMITVKKEWENQVQLAIDGISDSSWNKKNLLVAKEASVLLMVAYDGFSASEICLHYLLASSNFNDVLLSSSFSKLNGKELINLIRYLSKWLKKYERFPQAGPCPEAAAALGLTVCDWVPKLDDVVKFLGFVLDENFSSLVLHPEFHEQLRLIEEVVSSLTAESKCCFLMADVVNKLKMEVKGGNTYDLF; translated from the coding sequence ATGAGTTTGCTTGAAGTCATTAAAAATGCTTCAATCAATTCGAAGCCACTTGATTCTCCATTGGATTATCCTATTGTTCTGAACCCTGATACTATTATACCTAACTTGAAGCCTGAACAAGAAGACGCAGCGGCCTTGTGTCTTGTAAAACCTCTTAGTGGATGGAAAATTTCGCAAGCTGATGCCGAACTCATTGACATTGGGAAGAAGTTCTTTATACAGCTAAAGGCAAAGCTCAAGAGTGGTAATAGTTTGGAGAGTGATGAGTTTATTGGTGATTTGAATTCCTATCTGAATAGCATCGCTGAGAAAATAGGTGTTTCGGTTGCTATTAATCCATCTATGCCCAATTATACTAAGTTCTTGATTGACAAGGTTGGATATTTTATGGGTAAGGATGTTGTTGGTGTTGTTTTGGATGTGTGCATTTCGTTTGATATTTGGGATATAGTTGAGGCTTTGATTGAGCATGGTGTTATTAAGCATTCTTGTCATTCGGGCTTGGTTACTAGGTTAGTTGAAAAGAAGAGGTCCGACTTGATATGTACGTGCATTAAGCACGCGTTTGATCTCGGGTCATCTGAAATACTCAGCATTCTGAGGTATTTTCTTTCTCCATCCAAAGATGCTTATGATAGTATGATAACTGTGAAGAAGGAATGGGAGAACCAAGTACAGTTGGCCATTGATGGAATTAGTGATAGCAGTTGGAACAAAAAGAATCTGCTTGTGGCAAAGGAGGCTTCTGTTTTGCTTATGGTAGCTTATGATGGTTTCTCTGCATCTGAGATTTGTTTGCATTATCTACTTGCATCGTCAAACTTCAATGATGTGCTGTTATCATCTTCCTTCAGTAAgttgaatggcaaagagttgatTAACTTGATTCGCTATTTATCGAAGTGGCTAAAGAAGTATGAGAGGTTTCCTCAAGCCGGTCCCTGCCCTGAAGCTGCAGCAGCTTTGGGTTTGACGGTTTGCGATTGGGTTCCTAAACTCGACGATGTTGTGAAGTTTCTTGGTTTTGTGCTTGATGAGAACTTTTCTTCGTTGGTGTTGCATCCGGAGTTTCATGAGCAGCTAAGATTAATTGAGGAAGTGGTTAGTTCTTTGACTGCTGAATCCAAATGTTGTTTTTTGATGGCTGATGTGGTGAACAAACTAAAGATGGAAGTAAAAGGTGGAAATACGTATGATCTTTTTTGA